The Haloarcula sp. DT43 genome includes a region encoding these proteins:
- a CDS encoding MDR/zinc-dependent alcohol dehydrogenase-like family protein, giving the protein MPGKELYFTGSESVAVEEAPIPRPGPAEVRVRTELSGISPGTELLVYRGEVSSQFDTDETIDALAGTFSYPLRYGYAAVGRVTAVGDGVDDDWLDQRVFAFNPHESHFLADPETLVPTTLSPERAVFIPNAEAAVNFVMDARPRIGSRVVVFGQGPVGLLTTAVLAEFPLTSLVTVDPCQRRRDLSESFGADRSVAPEALAVEDADITFELSGNPTALDDAIDATGYAGQVVVGSWYGTKDVQLALGSDYHRSHIRVRSSQVSRIDPDHADRWDKDRRLDVVRSWLAERDLSALLTHQIPIDRAAEAYRLLDERPDDAVQVVLSYE; this is encoded by the coding sequence ATGCCCGGCAAGGAGCTGTACTTCACCGGCTCGGAGTCGGTCGCCGTCGAGGAGGCCCCGATACCACGTCCCGGACCGGCGGAGGTCCGCGTCCGGACGGAGCTTTCGGGTATCAGCCCCGGGACGGAACTGCTCGTCTACCGCGGCGAGGTGTCGTCGCAGTTCGATACCGACGAGACTATCGACGCGCTGGCGGGGACGTTCTCTTATCCCCTGCGGTACGGCTACGCCGCCGTCGGCCGCGTCACGGCCGTCGGTGACGGGGTCGACGACGACTGGCTCGACCAACGCGTGTTCGCGTTCAACCCCCACGAGAGCCACTTCCTGGCCGACCCGGAGACGCTCGTCCCGACGACGCTGTCGCCCGAGCGGGCCGTGTTCATCCCCAACGCGGAGGCGGCGGTCAACTTCGTCATGGACGCCCGGCCACGCATCGGCTCCCGCGTGGTCGTCTTCGGACAGGGTCCGGTGGGGCTGTTGACCACGGCCGTCCTCGCCGAGTTCCCGCTGACCTCGCTGGTGACCGTCGACCCCTGCCAGCGCCGGCGGGACCTCTCCGAATCGTTCGGCGCGGACCGCTCGGTCGCACCCGAGGCCCTCGCCGTCGAGGACGCCGACATCACGTTCGAGCTCTCGGGGAACCCGACGGCGCTGGACGACGCTATCGACGCGACCGGCTACGCGGGCCAGGTCGTCGTCGGGTCCTGGTACGGCACCAAGGACGTGCAGCTGGCGCTTGGAAGCGACTACCACCGCAGCCACATCCGGGTCCGGAGCAGCCAGGTGAGCCGCATCGACCCCGACCACGCCGACCGCTGGGACAAGGACCGCCGGCTCGACGTCGTCCGGTCGTGGCTGGCCGAACGGGACCTCTCGGCGCTGCTGACCCACCAAATACCTATCGACCGTGCGGCCGAGGCCTATCGACTGCTGGACGAGCGGCCCGACGACGCCGTCCAGGTCGTTCTCTCCTACGAGTGA